A single window of Streptomyces griseoviridis DNA harbors:
- a CDS encoding DUF1349 domain-containing protein, with translation MDVELSALPFALRTYGPDGNWSFEDGVLTGWAGPRQDRFVPPTEEGLDPASDAPRLLGAPPEGDFQLSARVTVGFAGAFDAGVLYVHVGERAWAKLCLEYSPDVPTVCTVVTRGHSDDANSFAVDGSSVWLRVSRTGRAFAFHASRDGVRWTFVRLFTLGTEKETDAALVGFMAQAPMGEGCVVTYDHIEYRPSWPKDLRDGS, from the coding sequence ATGGACGTGGAACTCTCCGCACTGCCCTTCGCCCTCCGCACCTACGGCCCCGACGGGAACTGGTCCTTCGAGGACGGGGTCCTCACCGGCTGGGCCGGTCCCCGCCAGGACCGGTTCGTGCCGCCCACCGAGGAGGGCCTCGACCCGGCGTCCGACGCGCCCCGGCTGCTCGGGGCGCCCCCCGAGGGCGACTTCCAGCTGAGCGCGCGGGTCACCGTGGGCTTCGCGGGCGCCTTCGACGCCGGGGTCCTCTACGTCCATGTGGGCGAGCGGGCCTGGGCCAAACTCTGCCTGGAGTACTCGCCGGACGTGCCGACCGTCTGCACGGTGGTCACCCGGGGCCACTCCGACGACGCCAACTCCTTCGCTGTGGACGGCAGTTCGGTCTGGCTGCGGGTGAGCCGCACCGGCCGGGCGTTCGCCTTCCACGCCTCCCGCGACGGCGTGCGCTGGACCTTCGTCCGCCTCTTCACCCTGGGCACCGAGAAGGAGACCGACGCGGCCCTCGTCGGCTTCATGGCCCAGGCCCCGATGGGCGAGGGGTGCGTCGTGACGTACGACCACATCGAGTACCGCCCGAGCTGGCCGAAGGACCTGCGCGACGGCAGCTGA
- a CDS encoding HAD family acid phosphatase produces the protein MHKPLRSAAIAAVCAVAGAGLYGAGAATAGQSTANSTHEPYNIGVLVKDIDTYYGTTADADGVYQASPTSPFAKDLARLDAAAKKYIDSAARTAHHKGKKPAVVFDIDDTLLLSLDYEKRYNYTYNSASWAAYVDKADRPEVFGSPELVRYAAKKGVTVFYNSGLSEAQRTAAVTNLKKVGADVNLDAGHMFLKDAANPPSYLRGCATPGTWTCTTVQYKAGTRKHIEKDLGYDIIANFGDQYSDFGGGYADRTYKIPNPTYYVG, from the coding sequence ATGCACAAGCCACTGCGTTCCGCGGCAATCGCCGCCGTCTGTGCCGTCGCCGGCGCCGGTCTCTACGGTGCCGGTGCCGCCACGGCCGGCCAGTCCACGGCCAACTCCACCCACGAGCCCTACAACATCGGCGTCCTGGTCAAGGACATCGACACCTACTACGGCACCACCGCCGACGCCGACGGCGTCTACCAGGCGTCGCCGACCAGCCCCTTCGCCAAGGACCTGGCGCGCCTCGACGCCGCCGCCAAGAAGTACATCGACTCGGCGGCCCGCACCGCGCACCACAAGGGCAAGAAGCCCGCGGTCGTCTTCGACATCGACGACACCCTGCTGCTCAGCCTCGACTACGAGAAGCGCTACAACTACACGTACAACTCGGCGAGCTGGGCCGCGTACGTGGACAAGGCCGACCGCCCCGAGGTCTTCGGCAGCCCCGAACTCGTCCGCTACGCGGCGAAGAAGGGCGTCACCGTCTTCTACAACTCGGGCCTGAGCGAGGCGCAGCGCACCGCCGCGGTCACCAACCTGAAGAAGGTCGGCGCCGACGTCAACCTCGACGCCGGGCACATGTTCCTCAAGGACGCCGCCAACCCGCCGTCCTACCTGCGTGGTTGCGCCACCCCCGGCACCTGGACCTGCACCACCGTCCAGTACAAGGCGGGCACCCGCAAGCACATCGAGAAGGACCTCGGGTACGACATCATCGCCAACTTCGGCGACCAGTACTCGGACTTCGGCGGCGGCTACGCGGACCGCACGTACAAGATCCCGAACCCGACGTACTACGTCGGCTGA
- a CDS encoding IclR family transcriptional regulator, with product MTAAETGGGAQVKSAVRTVELLEYFAGRPGMHSLASVQEAVGYPKSSLYMLLRTLVELGWVETDATGTRYGIGVRALLVGTSYIDGDEVVAAARPTLDRLSDDTTETIHLARLDGTNVVYLATRQSQHYLRPFTRVGRRLPAHSTSLGKALLSTYPDEQVRKMLPETLPALTEHTITDREKLIEELHQIREQGFAVDREENTLGLRCFGVAIPYRTPARDAISCSVPVARLTPAHEQLVKDALFDARDRLTLATRRL from the coding sequence ATGACGGCAGCCGAGACAGGCGGCGGGGCACAGGTCAAGTCCGCGGTGCGGACCGTTGAGTTGCTGGAGTACTTCGCCGGCCGCCCCGGGATGCACTCGCTCGCGTCGGTCCAGGAGGCCGTCGGGTATCCGAAGTCCAGCCTGTACATGCTGCTGCGCACCCTGGTCGAGCTGGGCTGGGTGGAGACGGACGCGACGGGCACCCGGTACGGCATCGGGGTGCGGGCGCTGCTGGTGGGCACCTCGTACATCGACGGCGACGAGGTGGTCGCGGCGGCCAGGCCGACGCTCGACCGGCTGTCGGACGACACCACCGAGACCATCCACCTGGCCCGTCTCGACGGCACCAACGTCGTCTACCTGGCCACCCGCCAGTCCCAGCACTACCTGCGCCCCTTCACCCGGGTCGGACGGCGGCTGCCCGCGCACTCGACCTCGCTGGGCAAGGCGCTGCTGAGCACGTACCCGGACGAGCAGGTCCGCAAGATGCTCCCGGAGACGCTGCCCGCGCTGACCGAGCACACCATCACCGACCGCGAGAAGCTCATCGAGGAGCTGCACCAGATCCGCGAGCAGGGCTTCGCCGTGGACCGCGAGGAGAACACACTGGGGCTGCGCTGCTTCGGGGTGGCGATCCCGTACCGCACCCCGGCCAGGGACGCGATCAGCTGCTCGGTGCCGGTGGCGCGGCTCACCCCGGCGCACGAGCAGTTGGTGAAGGACGCGCTGTTCGACGCGCGGGACCGGCTGACGCTGGCGACCCGGAGGCTCTGA
- a CDS encoding right-handed parallel beta-helix repeat-containing protein: MRRIKSSLTALSLTAASLGLALTATPAHAATVVVSTSAALTSAIANATAGTVIQVRAGTYYPTATLQSTTNGTSSSPITLTAYGSETVKIDGSSLPSGSWIFKLTADYWNVSNLTFQNSPDSAVVCQSCTGTNWNNVKTINGGDSGFTLTGDGTVNNTVKNLDSYGNYDAATHGENADGIAVKFGSGSGNLVTGARLYNNADDGIDFWSFSSPVTVEHTWSFGNGVNRWSDSAFAGDGNGFKLGGDGEVVGHVINNSAAWGNTGNGFTENSNTGAIVINRTTAYANGNWGYYFATGSAQLGRNLAVSNGSGKATYSSKVTSYMNSWDSGVSTPAFVSTDASSTYNARQSGGALPATTFLTTGSTTIGATMN, encoded by the coding sequence ATGCGTCGTATCAAGAGCTCCCTCACCGCCCTCTCGCTCACCGCGGCCTCCCTCGGCCTCGCCCTGACGGCCACCCCGGCGCACGCCGCCACCGTCGTCGTCAGCACCTCGGCCGCGCTCACCAGCGCCATCGCCAACGCGACGGCGGGCACCGTCATCCAGGTGCGGGCCGGCACCTACTACCCGACCGCCACCCTCCAGTCGACCACCAACGGCACCTCGTCCTCGCCGATCACGCTCACCGCCTACGGCTCCGAGACCGTGAAGATCGACGGGTCGTCGCTGCCGTCCGGGTCCTGGATCTTCAAACTGACCGCGGACTACTGGAACGTCTCCAACCTCACCTTCCAGAACTCCCCGGACAGCGCCGTCGTCTGCCAGTCCTGCACCGGGACCAACTGGAACAACGTCAAGACCATCAACGGCGGCGACTCAGGGTTCACCCTCACCGGCGACGGCACCGTGAACAACACGGTCAAGAACCTCGACTCCTACGGCAACTACGACGCCGCCACCCACGGCGAGAACGCCGACGGCATCGCCGTCAAGTTCGGCTCGGGCAGCGGCAACCTGGTCACCGGGGCCCGCCTCTACAACAACGCGGACGACGGGATCGACTTCTGGTCGTTCTCCTCGCCCGTCACCGTCGAGCACACCTGGTCCTTCGGCAACGGCGTCAACCGCTGGTCCGACTCCGCGTTCGCGGGCGACGGCAACGGCTTCAAGCTGGGCGGGGACGGCGAGGTCGTCGGCCACGTCATCAACAACTCGGCCGCCTGGGGCAACACCGGCAACGGGTTCACCGAGAACTCCAACACCGGCGCGATCGTGATCAACCGCACCACCGCCTACGCCAACGGCAACTGGGGCTACTACTTCGCCACCGGCTCCGCGCAGCTCGGCCGCAACCTCGCGGTCTCCAACGGCAGCGGCAAGGCGACCTACAGCTCCAAGGTCACGTCGTACATGAACAGCTGGGACTCCGGCGTCTCGACCCCGGCGTTCGTCTCCACCGACGCGTCGAGCACCTACAACGCCCGGCAGTCGGGCGGCGCGCTGCCCGCCACCACCTTCCTGACCACCGGGAGCACCACGATCGGCGCCACGATGAACTGA
- a CDS encoding GNAT family N-acetyltransferase — protein sequence MLVALREVHDSDLPVFYRQLNDPEALRTAAFTPADPADREAFDARWRRVRASSDVVRTVLADGDVVGSAAVYGEPGEREVTYWVDRAYWGRGVATAALRELLALVPERPLHARVAADNAGSRRVLEKCGFVETARARGFAPARGAEIEEVVLALKG from the coding sequence ATGCTGGTCGCGCTGCGCGAGGTCCACGACAGCGACCTGCCGGTCTTCTACCGGCAGCTCAACGACCCGGAGGCGCTGCGGACGGCGGCCTTCACCCCGGCCGACCCGGCCGACCGGGAGGCGTTCGACGCCCGCTGGCGGCGCGTGCGCGCCTCCTCGGACGTGGTGCGGACGGTGCTCGCTGACGGTGACGTGGTGGGCAGCGCGGCGGTGTACGGGGAGCCGGGCGAGCGCGAGGTCACCTACTGGGTCGACCGCGCCTACTGGGGCCGCGGGGTGGCGACGGCCGCCCTGCGGGAGCTGCTCGCGCTGGTACCCGAACGTCCGCTGCACGCGCGCGTGGCGGCGGACAACGCGGGCTCGCGCCGGGTGCTGGAGAAGTGCGGCTTCGTGGAGACGGCCCGCGCGCGCGGGTTCGCGCCGGCGCGCGGCGCGGAGATCGAGGAAGTGGTGCTGGCCCTGAAGGGCTGA
- a CDS encoding SigE family RNA polymerase sigma factor — translation MGTVVDDAASAEFHDFFERHYAELARLAHLLTGEPDAADDLAADALLALWHRWDRVRAADHPVAYARGVVANLARTRIRSAVRERRRVSLFWSQREEKTENPDVAGVVDVQEALRGLPFRKRACVVLRHAFDLSEKDTALALGVSVGTVKSQTSKGMAELQRRLGPRGVPQKVHAVMARGESGGQDR, via the coding sequence GTGGGCACTGTCGTCGACGACGCGGCCTCGGCGGAGTTCCACGACTTTTTCGAGCGCCACTACGCCGAACTCGCCCGTCTCGCCCACCTGTTGACCGGTGAGCCGGACGCCGCCGACGATCTGGCCGCGGACGCGCTGCTCGCCCTGTGGCACCGCTGGGACCGGGTGCGCGCCGCCGACCACCCGGTGGCCTACGCCCGGGGCGTCGTCGCCAACCTGGCCCGCACCCGCATCCGCAGCGCGGTCCGGGAGCGCCGCAGGGTCTCGCTGTTCTGGTCGCAGCGCGAGGAGAAGACCGAGAACCCCGATGTGGCGGGGGTGGTCGACGTCCAGGAGGCGCTGCGCGGGCTGCCGTTCCGCAAGCGGGCCTGTGTCGTGCTGCGGCACGCCTTCGACCTGTCGGAGAAGGACACCGCGCTCGCCCTCGGGGTCTCCGTGGGTACGGTGAAGAGTCAGACGTCCAAGGGGATGGCCGAACTGCAACGGCGGCTCGGCCCCCGGGGCGTCCCCCAGAAGGTGCACGCGGTGATGGCGCGCGGCGAGAGCGGAGGACAGGACCGGTGA
- a CDS encoding aldehyde dehydrogenase (NADP(+)), with translation MAAAPVWSVDPRTGKQREQVAVEATAQEVDAAVRAAHAARAALADRTVRAAFLRTAAEQLEAAEDGLVETADAESALGPTRLTGELARTCYQLRAFADIVDEGAFLDVIINHPDATATPPIPDLRRHKVPLGVVAVYSASNFPFAFSVAGGDTASALAAGCPVVVKAHPDHPALSELVAKVLRRAAAAHGVPEGVVGLVHGFEAGVELVGHPLVTAAGFTGSVRGGRALFDAAAARPTPIPFHGELGSLNPVVITEAAAAERAEAIGAGLAGSMTLGVGQFCVKPGLVLAPSGAAGDRLLKSLTDAVSDTDAGVLLDHRMRDNFLAGVAERAALPEVDSPVTPGAGGEHTVSAGFLTVPAARLTGEGAHDLLLEECFGPVTVIARYDDDAEAGAVLSRLPGNLTATVHLSAEEAAGEGRGPELLAELTPLAGRVLVDGWPTGVAVAAAQHHGGPYPATTSTSTSVGGTAIERWLRPVAYQGVPEALLPAELRDDNPLGLPRRVDGRLER, from the coding sequence GTGGCAGCAGCACCAGTCTGGAGTGTCGACCCCCGAACCGGGAAGCAGCGGGAACAGGTCGCGGTGGAGGCCACCGCCCAGGAGGTGGACGCCGCCGTCCGCGCCGCGCACGCGGCCCGAGCCGCGCTGGCCGACCGCACCGTCCGCGCCGCCTTCCTGCGCACCGCAGCCGAGCAGCTCGAAGCGGCCGAGGACGGGCTCGTGGAGACCGCCGACGCCGAGTCCGCGCTCGGCCCGACCCGGCTCACCGGCGAACTCGCCCGCACCTGCTACCAGTTGCGGGCCTTCGCGGACATCGTCGACGAGGGCGCCTTCCTCGACGTCATCATCAACCACCCCGACGCCACCGCGACCCCGCCGATCCCGGACCTGCGCCGCCACAAGGTGCCGCTCGGGGTCGTCGCCGTCTACTCGGCGTCCAACTTCCCCTTCGCGTTCTCGGTCGCAGGCGGCGACACCGCGAGCGCCCTCGCGGCCGGCTGCCCGGTCGTCGTCAAGGCCCACCCCGACCACCCGGCCCTCTCCGAGCTGGTCGCCAAGGTGCTGCGCAGGGCCGCCGCGGCGCACGGCGTCCCCGAGGGCGTCGTCGGCCTGGTGCACGGCTTCGAGGCCGGCGTCGAACTGGTCGGGCACCCGCTGGTCACCGCGGCCGGGTTCACCGGCTCGGTGCGCGGCGGACGCGCCCTCTTCGACGCGGCGGCGGCCCGCCCGACGCCCATCCCCTTCCACGGCGAACTCGGCTCCCTCAACCCCGTCGTGATCACCGAGGCCGCCGCCGCCGAGCGCGCCGAGGCGATCGGCGCCGGGCTCGCGGGCTCGATGACGCTCGGCGTCGGCCAGTTCTGCGTCAAGCCCGGCCTGGTGCTCGCGCCGTCGGGCGCGGCCGGCGACCGGCTGCTCAAGTCGCTCACGGACGCCGTCAGTGACACCGACGCCGGGGTCCTGCTCGACCACCGGATGCGCGACAACTTCCTCGCCGGGGTCGCCGAGCGCGCCGCGCTGCCCGAGGTCGACTCCCCGGTCACGCCGGGCGCGGGCGGCGAGCACACGGTGAGCGCCGGATTCCTGACCGTGCCCGCCGCCAGGCTCACCGGCGAGGGCGCCCACGACCTGCTCCTGGAGGAGTGCTTCGGCCCGGTCACCGTCATCGCGCGCTACGACGACGACGCCGAGGCCGGTGCCGTGCTGTCGCGGCTGCCTGGCAACCTCACCGCGACCGTCCACCTGTCGGCCGAGGAGGCGGCGGGCGAGGGCCGCGGCCCCGAACTGCTCGCCGAACTCACCCCGCTCGCCGGGCGCGTCCTGGTCGACGGCTGGCCCACCGGCGTCGCGGTCGCCGCCGCCCAGCACCACGGCGGCCCCTACCCGGCGACGACGTCCACCTCCACCTCGGTCGGCGGCACCGCCATCGAACGGTGGCTGCGGCCGGTCGCCTACCAGGGCGTGCCGGAGGCGCTGCTGCCCGCCGAACTGCGCGACGACAACCCGCTCGGGCTGCCCCGCCGGGTCGACGGACGCCTGGAGCGCTGA
- a CDS encoding peptidoglycan D,D-transpeptidase FtsI family protein, with protein sequence MNKTIRRASVFALLLVFALLVRATWVQFYDGKALADDSLNRRNAIRTYADPLGNIVVGGQSVTGSARTSGSSDLAYKRTYKDGSLYAAVTGYASQAYAPTQLEGIYADLLNGTDARLRTVMDTVTGSRAAPGDVITTIDPAVQKAAAEALGDKKGAAVAIDPKTGRILGVVSTPSYDPSTLTDANTAGAAWKKLNADADQPLTNRALRQPLPPGSTFKLVVAAAALEDGLYPNVDTPTTSPDPYTLPGTTTVLANENASAPCENATIRTALRYSCNNVFAKMAVDLGQDKVRAQAERFGFNDDTLDVPVRAYPSVYPSGMDRSSTALTGIGQFDVTATPLQMAMVSAAIANGGKLVAPHLVSRITDSGGDVLENYDDEAGTEEIVSSTTAAQLRSAMRTVVEDGTGSNARISGATVGGKTGTAQHGENNSKTPYAWFTSYATSDTNGKEVAVAVVVEQSDAARSEVSGNGLAAPVAKAMMEAALTG encoded by the coding sequence ATGAACAAGACGATCAGGCGAGCATCCGTCTTCGCGCTGCTCCTCGTGTTCGCTCTGCTGGTGCGGGCGACCTGGGTGCAGTTCTACGACGGCAAGGCCCTCGCAGACGACAGCCTCAACCGGCGCAACGCGATCAGGACGTACGCGGACCCGCTCGGCAACATCGTCGTGGGCGGGCAGTCGGTAACCGGCTCCGCGCGCACGTCGGGCAGCAGCGACCTCGCGTACAAGCGCACCTACAAGGACGGCTCGCTGTACGCGGCGGTGACCGGCTACGCCTCGCAGGCGTACGCGCCGACGCAGCTGGAGGGCATCTACGCCGACCTGCTCAACGGCACGGACGCCCGGCTGAGGACGGTGATGGACACGGTCACCGGCTCCCGCGCCGCACCCGGTGACGTGATCACGACGATCGACCCGGCCGTGCAGAAGGCGGCGGCCGAGGCGCTGGGCGACAAGAAGGGCGCGGCCGTCGCGATCGACCCGAAGACCGGGCGGATCCTCGGGGTCGTCTCGACGCCGTCGTACGACCCGTCGACGCTGACCGACGCCAACACCGCGGGGGCGGCCTGGAAGAAGCTGAACGCGGACGCGGACCAGCCGCTGACCAACCGCGCGCTGCGCCAGCCGCTGCCGCCCGGCTCGACGTTCAAGCTGGTCGTGGCGGCGGCGGCGCTGGAGGACGGGCTCTACCCGAACGTCGACACCCCGACGACCAGCCCCGACCCGTACACCCTGCCGGGCACCACCACCGTGCTGGCCAACGAGAACGCGTCCGCGCCGTGCGAGAACGCCACGATCCGCACCGCCCTGCGCTACTCCTGCAACAACGTCTTCGCCAAGATGGCCGTCGACCTCGGCCAGGACAAGGTGCGGGCGCAGGCGGAGAGGTTCGGCTTCAACGACGACACGCTGGACGTGCCGGTCCGCGCGTACCCGAGCGTCTACCCGTCCGGCATGGACCGGTCGTCGACGGCGCTGACGGGCATCGGCCAGTTCGACGTGACGGCCACCCCGCTGCAGATGGCCATGGTGTCGGCGGCCATCGCCAACGGCGGCAAGCTGGTCGCGCCGCACCTGGTGTCCCGGATCACCGACAGCGGCGGCGACGTCCTGGAGAACTACGACGACGAGGCCGGCACCGAGGAGATCGTCAGCTCCACCACCGCCGCGCAGCTCAGGTCGGCGATGCGGACGGTCGTCGAGGACGGCACCGGGAGCAACGCGCGGATCAGCGGGGCGACGGTCGGCGGCAAGACGGGTACCGCCCAGCACGGCGAGAACAACAGCAAGACGCCGTACGCCTGGTTCACCTCGTACGCGACGTCGGACACCAACGGCAAGGAGGTCGCGGTCGCGGTGGTGGTCGAGCAGTCGGACGCGGCCCGCTCCGAGGTCAGCGGCAACGGCCTCGCCGCCCCCGTGGCCAAGGCCATGATGGAGGCGGCCCTCACCGGCTGA
- a CDS encoding pectinesterase family protein produces MLSRRALLAGAAATAPALLGAAPAAAERRVLHVRPGDSVQSAVDAVTGPGRTIVVHPGVHREAVTVPAGTTDLTIRGAVADPRAAVIVFDRAAGTPLPDGSGTYGTAGSATLTSAAAGLTLRDLTVANDWLRADHPETTGTQAVAAYLTGDRTRVENVRLLGHQDTLFADTTALDVFGRQHFDRCHIEGDVDFVFGRATAVFTRCRFHTLARDVDFTPKGMVFAPSTARANPRGFLAAGCRFTSAAEDGAYKLARPWVPSYETTARPALVVRDSRIGPGIDPVAPYVNMRDAYPWQSMRFHEYRNTGPGAVTTVPDNRPQLTAAEAGAHTPAVYLGDWRPHPHRSL; encoded by the coding sequence GTGCTCTCCCGACGCGCGCTGCTCGCCGGGGCCGCGGCCACCGCCCCCGCCCTCCTCGGCGCCGCTCCCGCCGCTGCCGAGCGCCGGGTGCTGCACGTCCGTCCCGGTGACTCGGTGCAGTCGGCCGTGGACGCGGTCACCGGGCCGGGACGGACGATCGTCGTCCACCCGGGCGTCCACCGCGAGGCCGTCACCGTGCCCGCCGGGACGACCGACCTCACCATCCGCGGCGCCGTGGCCGACCCGCGGGCCGCCGTCATCGTCTTCGACCGGGCGGCCGGCACCCCGCTGCCTGACGGTTCGGGCACTTACGGCACGGCGGGTTCCGCCACCCTCACCTCGGCCGCCGCCGGGCTCACCCTGCGCGACCTCACCGTCGCCAACGACTGGCTGCGCGCCGACCACCCGGAGACCACCGGCACCCAGGCCGTCGCCGCGTACCTCACCGGCGACCGCACCCGGGTCGAGAACGTACGGCTGCTGGGCCACCAGGACACCCTGTTCGCCGACACCACCGCCCTCGACGTGTTCGGCCGGCAGCACTTCGACCGCTGCCACATCGAGGGCGACGTCGACTTCGTCTTCGGCCGGGCCACCGCCGTCTTCACCCGGTGCCGCTTCCACACCCTAGCCAGGGACGTGGACTTCACCCCGAAGGGCATGGTCTTCGCGCCCTCCACCGCCCGCGCCAACCCGCGCGGCTTCCTCGCGGCGGGGTGCCGGTTCACCTCAGCCGCCGAGGACGGCGCGTACAAGCTGGCGCGGCCCTGGGTGCCGTCGTACGAGACGACCGCCAGGCCCGCGCTGGTCGTCCGGGACAGCCGGATCGGACCCGGCATCGACCCGGTCGCCCCCTACGTGAACATGCGGGACGCCTACCCCTGGCAGTCCATGCGCTTTCACGAGTACCGCAACACCGGGCCGGGCGCGGTGACCACCGTCCCCGACAACCGGCCGCAGCTCACCGCCGCCGAGGCCGGCGCGCACACCCCGGCCGTCTACCTCGGCGACTGGCGTCCCCACCCCCACCGCTCGCTCTGA
- a CDS encoding NCS2 family permease: MTETQRPADRAGTTPPATSGVDRYFRISERGSTLGREIRGGFATFFTMAYILVLNPIILGSAQDKFGHRLDSVQLTTATALVAAVMTIVMGVGGNLPLAIAAGLGLNAVVAFQIAPLMSWDDAMGLIVIEGLVICVLVVTGLREAVMHAIPQGLKQAIGVGIGLFIAFIGFVDAGFASRVPDAAHTTVPVQLGATGALTGWPVLVFCLGVLLTVGLLARRVRGAILISIVAMTLVAMLIDSLADIRSWGLTTPAWPDQVVAAPDFGLLGRFSLFGAFGQTSVITVVLLVFTLVLSDFFDTMGTVVGISAEAGLLDDEGKVPHLGRVLLIDGAAAVAGGAASSSSATAYIESAAGVGEGSRTGFSNLVTGGLFGLALLLTPLLTIVPLQAAAPALVAVGFLMMTQVKNIDWDRYEIAVPAFLTIAAMPFTYSITNGIGAGFVAHVLIKSVLGRAREVHWLMWAVSALFLVYFAIDPVEQLLGVG; encoded by the coding sequence ATGACCGAGACGCAGAGACCGGCCGACCGGGCGGGCACCACGCCGCCCGCGACGAGCGGCGTCGACCGGTACTTCAGGATCTCCGAGCGGGGGTCCACGCTCGGCCGGGAGATCCGCGGCGGCTTCGCCACCTTCTTCACGATGGCCTACATCCTCGTCCTGAACCCCATCATCCTCGGCAGCGCCCAGGACAAGTTCGGCCACCGCCTCGACAGCGTCCAACTCACCACCGCCACCGCCCTGGTGGCCGCCGTGATGACGATCGTCATGGGCGTCGGCGGCAACCTCCCGCTCGCCATCGCCGCCGGACTCGGCCTCAACGCCGTCGTCGCCTTCCAGATCGCCCCGCTGATGAGCTGGGACGACGCGATGGGCCTGATCGTCATCGAGGGCCTGGTGATCTGCGTCCTGGTCGTCACCGGACTGCGCGAGGCCGTCATGCACGCCATCCCGCAGGGCCTCAAACAGGCGATCGGCGTCGGCATCGGCCTGTTCATCGCGTTCATCGGGTTCGTCGACGCCGGGTTCGCCAGCCGCGTCCCGGACGCCGCGCACACCACCGTGCCCGTCCAGCTCGGCGCCACCGGCGCCCTGACCGGCTGGCCGGTCCTGGTCTTCTGCCTCGGCGTGCTGCTGACCGTCGGACTGCTCGCCCGCCGGGTCAGGGGCGCGATCCTGATCAGCATCGTGGCCATGACCCTCGTCGCCATGCTGATCGACTCCCTCGCGGACATCAGGAGCTGGGGCCTGACCACACCCGCCTGGCCCGACCAGGTCGTCGCCGCCCCCGACTTCGGGCTCCTCGGCCGCTTCAGCCTCTTCGGCGCCTTCGGGCAGACCTCGGTGATCACCGTCGTGCTCCTGGTGTTCACCCTCGTGCTCTCCGACTTCTTCGACACCATGGGCACCGTCGTCGGCATCAGCGCCGAGGCGGGCCTGCTCGACGACGAGGGCAAGGTGCCCCACCTCGGCCGGGTGCTGCTCATCGACGGCGCCGCCGCGGTGGCGGGCGGCGCCGCCTCGTCGTCGTCCGCCACCGCCTACATCGAGTCCGCGGCCGGGGTCGGCGAGGGCTCACGCACCGGGTTCTCCAACCTCGTCACCGGCGGTCTCTTCGGCCTCGCGCTGCTGCTGACCCCGCTGCTCACCATCGTCCCGCTCCAGGCCGCGGCCCCCGCCCTGGTCGCCGTCGGGTTCCTGATGATGACGCAGGTCAAGAACATCGACTGGGACCGGTACGAGATCGCCGTGCCCGCGTTCCTGACCATCGCCGCCATGCCGTTCACCTACTCCATCACCAACGGCATCGGCGCCGGTTTCGTCGCCCATGTGCTGATCAAGTCGGTGCTCGGCAGGGCCAGGGAGGTGCACTGGCTGATGTGGGCGGTCTCCGCGCTGTTCCTGGTGTACTTCGCGATCGACCCCGTGGAGCAGCTGCTCGGCGTGGGGTGA